A genome region from Campylobacter concisus includes the following:
- a CDS encoding ribonuclease HI produces MKIVTLFSDGSCLGNPGAGGWAYILRFNEAQKKASGGEAYTTNNQMELKAAIMGLKALKEPCEVRLFTDSSYVVNSINEWLSNWQKRNFKNVKNVELWQEYLEISKPHKVMASWVKGHAGHPENEECDQMARDEALKIKDENER; encoded by the coding sequence GTGAAGATAGTAACACTTTTTAGCGACGGCTCGTGCCTTGGAAACCCTGGAGCTGGCGGCTGGGCTTACATCTTAAGATTTAACGAAGCGCAGAAAAAAGCAAGCGGCGGAGAGGCATATACGACAAATAACCAAATGGAGCTAAAAGCTGCGATAATGGGGCTAAAAGCGCTAAAAGAGCCCTGCGAGGTAAGGCTTTTTACCGATAGCTCATACGTAGTAAATAGCATAAATGAGTGGCTTTCTAACTGGCAAAAGAGAAATTTTAAAAATGTAAAAAATGTCGAGCTTTGGCAGGAGTATTTAGAAATTTCAAAGCCTCACAAAGTCATGGCAAGCTGGGTTAAAGGGCACGCTGGACACCCTGAAAACGAGGAATGCGACCAGATGGCAAGAGATGAGGCATTAAAAATAAAAGATGAGAATGAAAGATGA
- a CDS encoding ribonuclease III: MKILEEFEESLRYKFKKTKLLEEALTHKSTKQALNNERLEFLGDAVMDLLVAEYLFKKFSKIAEGDMSKLRAALVNEKSFANMARHLKMGKFLRLSTAEENNGGREKDSILSDAFEAVMGAIYLEAGLDKVREISIALLELCYPQIDFAHLEKDYKTALQEVTQASLGVIPTYELIGTSGPDHKKEFEIALLLNGKEISRAVGNSKKQAQQLAAKIALEKIKK, translated from the coding sequence ATGAAAATTTTAGAAGAATTTGAAGAAAGTCTTAGATATAAATTTAAAAAAACTAAACTTTTAGAAGAGGCGCTAACGCACAAGAGCACCAAGCAAGCGCTAAATAACGAAAGGCTCGAGTTTTTGGGCGATGCGGTGATGGATCTGCTCGTGGCTGAGTATCTTTTTAAAAAATTTAGCAAGATCGCAGAGGGCGACATGAGTAAGCTAAGAGCTGCACTTGTCAATGAAAAAAGCTTTGCAAATATGGCAAGGCATCTAAAAATGGGTAAATTTTTAAGGCTAAGCACGGCTGAAGAGAATAATGGCGGGCGCGAGAAAGATAGCATTTTAAGCGACGCATTTGAGGCTGTGATGGGTGCTATCTACCTTGAGGCTGGACTTGATAAAGTGCGAGAAATTTCGATCGCCCTGCTTGAACTTTGCTATCCACAGATCGACTTTGCACACCTTGAAAAGGACTACAAAACCGCTCTTCAAGAGGTCACTCAGGCCAGTCTTGGTGTCATACCAACATACGAACTCATCGGCACGTCAGGTCCTGATCACAAGAAAGAATTTGAGATAGCCTTGCTACTAAATGGAAAAGAAATTTCACGCGCCGTTGGCAACTCTAAAAAGCAAGCCCAACAGCTTGCAGCAAAAATCGCACTAGAAAAAATCAAAAAATAG